DNA from Metabacillus flavus:
GTCGGTACTCCTGTTGCAGGGATCAGTTTATTCATTTTATTAAGAGCATTCGCATCAGGAAGTTCAGCCCTGACAGGGGTTGAAGCAATTTCCAATGCGATTCCCAATTTTAAGAATCCGGCGCCTAATAATGCGGCTAAAACTCTCATAGCTATGGGAACCCTGCTCGCTATTCTGTTTACTGGAATTGTGTATCTGGCCTACTACTATGGAATTATTCCAAATGCAGAGGTAACGGTCGTATCTCAAATTGCGGAAGAAACCTTCGGCCGGAACTTCATGTATTACTTTATTCAGGGGACAACTGCCCTGATCTTAATTTTAGCGGCGAATACGGGCTACACCGCTTTCCCGCTTCTTGCAGTGAATCTTGCGAAGGATAAGTTTATCCCTAGAATGTTTACGGTTCGCGGTGACCGGTTAGGGTATTCAAATGGAATTATCATTCTGTCCATTTTGTCTATTATCCTTATTATCGCATTTAAAGGGCAGACAGAGCACCTGATTCCGCTTTATGCAGTTGGAGTATTTATTCCATTTACTCTTTCCCAAACAGGAATGATGGTAAAATGGCTGCGTGAAAAACCGGCAGGCTGGATGCCTAAATTTATTATCAATACAACGGGGGCAGTGATCTGCTTCATTGTAACCATCATATTCTTTTTAACAAAATTCGGGCAGGTTTGGTCCATCTTGGTCTTCCTGCCAATCATTATTGTGCTGTTTCACCAGATCAGGAAGCATTATGACGCAGTCGGAGATCAGCTTAGAATTACGACATGCGAGCCGGCAATTCCGATTGAAGGAAACGTCATCATCGTACCTGTTGCGGGTATTACACACGTCGTCGAAAATTCATTAAACTATGCTAAATCTCTCTCACCTGATCAAATCATTGCTGTTTATATTTCATTTGAACGCGAGGATGAGAGGAAGTTTGAAGAAAAATGGAAAAAATGGCAGCCGGATGTTCGGATTGTTACCCTGCAATCCCATTACCGCAGCATCATTAATCCATTAACGAAATTCGTCGATACGGTGGAGAAAAAAGCGAGGGAATCCAACTACAAGGTTACAGTGGTCATCCCGCAATTTATCCCGAAAAAAGGCTGGCACAATATTCTTCACAATCAATCCAGCTTATTGATTCGTGCATTCCTCCTTTATAGAAGGAACGTAATTATTACAACCGTACCTTATCATTTGAAAAAATAAAGAGGAAAGGGCCGATTAGGAACAATGATCGGCTCTTTGCTTTTTAAGAGGAGAGGCTTCAATGCTGGCAACTGTTCAGGGGCATTACAATATAGGCGATATTATTTTTCAGCTTGCTGCCTTTTTAATCCTTATCGTTTTCGCTGCAGCTGTCATTGTGTTTGCAGTAAAGGGTGTTAAAGGAATGAAAAGCAGAAATGTTAGACTTCAGAGGATAGAAGAGAAGGTAGATGAATTGGCACCAGAGAGCAATGAACCAGTGGGATTTTGGTAAAGCCGGGTTTCAATTAGTATTGGCGCTGGCTGATTGGAACTGCAGCTTGCTCACGCAGGAGTCGCGCAGATTCCGCTCCAATCAGCCTAACCATAATTGTTCAAAGTACCTATATAAAAAATACCCCCCTGGAATCTATCATTGCCTCAGGGGGGAGGGGGTCAATCTAGATGCACTTATTCTCAGCAAGTCTGCTAGACAGCCAATATCTATTTGTTAGGCAGAAATCCGTGCCTTCCTGCTAACCCTGCAAACAAGACGCATTAGGGATGTATGTGCAGCAGGGAAAAGGGTGAAGAAGATATCCAATGTTTTTCTAAGGGGCAAGGGGCAAATAATCGGCTTATTCTTGTGTATACCTCTTAAAGCAATTTTTGCAAATTTTTCAGGGGACATCATTTTTTGTTTTTTGAACTGCTCCATGATGATGGATTTATCCAGATTAACAGCTTCTGCTTTGCTGAGAATTGGGGTGTCCACAAAGGCGGGGCAGAGGGTGGTCACCTTCACTCCGAAGGCTGCAGCTTCATAATGCAGCGAAGTCGTTAATCCTACAACGGTATGCTTGGTTGCCGAATAAACAGCTGAAACAGGGGATGGACCGAGTCCTGCAGCGGAAGCTGTGTTTGCGATATGGCCGAATCCCTGTTTTTTCATTATGGCATACGCAATCTGTGTTCCGTGTATCACTCCCCATACATTCACGTTCATTGTTTTCTTCCAGTGGTCAAGGTTCATATCCGAGAACTCCCCATACAGGGCAATTCCTGCATTATTAAATAAGTAGTCAAGTTTTCCATATTCCGTACATACTCCATTAATAATTTGCTCCATGCTGCTGAAATCGGTTACGTCGCAATAAACAAATGCCGAATGGGGTATTGATGCTTGAGCGGCCATTCCCTCCTCTTCATTAATATCTGCAATAATGACAGCAGCTCCTTGCCTGGATAATTCCATGCATAGTGCTTTTCCAATTCCCGAGGCTCCGCCGGTTACAATTGCGACCTTTTTGTCTTCCATCCCATCATCCCCTGACTGAAAGAGTTATAATGCTGCCTTCTTATTTTCCGTTTCGATAAGTTGTGCATATTCACTGGCAGCGATTTGGGCACCTAGGCTGTTCAAATGTACGCCATCCAGCGTTAAATGGAGACCTCTTTTTTTGGATAGTTCATCAATTCTTGAAGGTTTTCTGTAAAAAAGAGCATCCGCCATAATCCGAGTAACCTTCACAGAGATATAATCTGAGCTTGTTGTATGGGCAAGGTGGTTTTTAAAAATTGTGTGCAGGTCTAGACAGAGGAGTTTTGGATGATTTTCTGCTGTTGACAGGATGATGGAGGATAAAGCTCTAAGCTGCTTGTTTGCCTGATTGTCAACATGTTCACCAATTAGGGCTGGTGTGGCAAGAACAACCCGTTTCGATGAGGCAAGTATGATTTCCACGCATTTTTTGTACACCTCCTCAAATTCCTTCTCATCTTTGGCAGGAATCTGAGCTTGGGCATTCAGCATTTTCGTGTATACATCGTTCACACCAATCCAAAGAAAGGTGAGATCATATGGAGCGGGAAGCTTCTTTTTGGATAGTCTGGCATACAGGCTCAAGACTGTGTCTCCTCCTTTTCCCAGGTTATCAAACCGGAAACCGGGAAACTGTTCTTTTAACAGCCGGGAAAAAGGAATACCGGGTCTTCCTTCAGTTAAACTGTCGCCGATCAGTGCGATGTTCATCTTTTTTCCTCCTAACTGGATTGGATGGACTTTAGAAATATCGATGTTGCTTCATGAAATAACGGTTCCAGGGAAGCTGGCTCCTGAGTGTTTGTAAGCTGGCACAGTCCACCGAGCCAGGTTCCGTAAAGAGCCGTCCATTGGTCTGCGCTCCCATGAGCAGCAAATTCCCCATT
Protein-coding regions in this window:
- a CDS encoding APC family permease; protein product: MIHSLKRLLIGRPLKSGELGEQKLNKKKALAILSSDALSSVAYGPEQILIVLVTISAAAFWYSIPIALGVLVLLTALILSYRQIIFAYPHGGGAYVVSKNNLGVNPGLIAGGSLLVDYILTVAVSVSAGTDAITSAFPALHPYNVEIAIVFVILLTILNLRGVTESASVLAYPVYLFVFALFILIGAGIYNILTGHVSPDLHTPVGTPVAGISLFILLRAFASGSSALTGVEAISNAIPNFKNPAPNNAAKTLIAMGTLLAILFTGIVYLAYYYGIIPNAEVTVVSQIAEETFGRNFMYYFIQGTTALILILAANTGYTAFPLLAVNLAKDKFIPRMFTVRGDRLGYSNGIIILSILSIILIIAFKGQTEHLIPLYAVGVFIPFTLSQTGMMVKWLREKPAGWMPKFIINTTGAVICFIVTIIFFLTKFGQVWSILVFLPIIIVLFHQIRKHYDAVGDQLRITTCEPAIPIEGNVIIVPVAGITHVVENSLNYAKSLSPDQIIAVYISFEREDERKFEEKWKKWQPDVRIVTLQSHYRSIINPLTKFVDTVEKKARESNYKVTVVIPQFIPKKGWHNILHNQSSLLIRAFLLYRRNVIITTVPYHLKK
- a CDS encoding SDR family NAD(P)-dependent oxidoreductase, with protein sequence MEDKKVAIVTGGASGIGKALCMELSRQGAAVIIADINEEEGMAAQASIPHSAFVYCDVTDFSSMEQIINGVCTEYGKLDYLFNNAGIALYGEFSDMNLDHWKKTMNVNVWGVIHGTQIAYAIMKKQGFGHIANTASAAGLGPSPVSAVYSATKHTVVGLTTSLHYEAAAFGVKVTTLCPAFVDTPILSKAEAVNLDKSIIMEQFKKQKMMSPEKFAKIALRGIHKNKPIICPLPLRKTLDIFFTLFPAAHTSLMRLVCRVSRKARISA
- a CDS encoding SGNH/GDSL hydrolase family protein, which encodes MNIALIGDSLTEGRPGIPFSRLLKEQFPGFRFDNLGKGGDTVLSLYARLSKKKLPAPYDLTFLWIGVNDVYTKMLNAQAQIPAKDEKEFEEVYKKCVEIILASSKRVVLATPALIGEHVDNQANKQLRALSSIILSTAENHPKLLCLDLHTIFKNHLAHTTSSDYISVKVTRIMADALFYRKPSRIDELSKKRGLHLTLDGVHLNSLGAQIAASEYAQLIETENKKAAL